In Armatimonadia bacterium, a genomic segment contains:
- a CDS encoding type II CAAX endopeptidase family protein: MAEESCKLCRPVPRETLGLLVYLVIAFGGAWAIELIPVRAIGYGSPKSGNAVLFWLIGVMYVPMLAALVARKVEGCGFADSGLHWGRGRYHLVAWLLPAVLGVVATGLTLALGLGTYDPGLSTIMSRVPPEGQEFVRQQTARFGAWLPVIIWVSALTQAVLINCVATFGEEFGWRGYLQRRLERFGVRASVLLTGLIWGVWHAPIVAQGHNYPGHAALGVPLFIVFCTVWSVILGWLRNASGSVWAPTIAHASMNGPAVAPMMFVKGANVLVANFVGVVGIVLAGLFAAYLLAAGVIRRPVDQPPVCETES; the protein is encoded by the coding sequence ATGGCTGAGGAGTCCTGTAAGCTGTGCCGGCCGGTCCCTCGTGAAACCCTCGGGCTGCTCGTGTACCTGGTGATTGCCTTCGGCGGGGCCTGGGCCATCGAGCTGATTCCGGTTCGAGCCATCGGCTACGGCAGCCCGAAGTCGGGCAACGCGGTCCTGTTCTGGCTGATCGGCGTCATGTACGTACCGATGCTTGCAGCGCTTGTCGCCCGCAAGGTTGAGGGTTGTGGCTTCGCCGACTCCGGCCTGCACTGGGGCAGGGGACGCTACCACTTGGTCGCCTGGCTCCTCCCAGCGGTCCTAGGTGTGGTGGCAACGGGGCTGACGCTCGCCCTGGGCCTGGGCACCTACGATCCGGGGCTATCTACCATCATGTCGCGGGTGCCGCCGGAAGGCCAGGAGTTCGTGCGTCAGCAGACAGCCCGCTTCGGCGCCTGGCTGCCGGTCATCATCTGGGTCAGCGCCCTGACGCAGGCGGTCCTCATCAACTGCGTGGCAACCTTCGGTGAGGAGTTCGGCTGGCGCGGTTATCTGCAGCGGCGTCTTGAGCGTTTCGGCGTCCGTGCCAGCGTGTTGCTCACCGGGCTGATCTGGGGCGTCTGGCACGCCCCGATCGTCGCCCAGGGCCACAACTACCCGGGCCATGCGGCGCTCGGCGTGCCGCTGTTCATCGTCTTTTGTACGGTGTGGAGCGTCATCCTCGGCTGGCTGCGGAACGCCTCGGGAAGTGTCTGGGCGCCGACCATCGCCCATGCCTCCATGAACGGGCCTGCCGTGGCTCCGATGATGTTCGTCAAGGGCGCCAACGTACTCGTCGCGAACTTCGTGGGTGTGGTCGGCATCGTCCTGGCCGGCCTGTTCGCGGCTTACCTCTTGGCAGCCGGGGTGATTCGCCGCCCGGTGGACCAACCTCCAGTCTGCGAGACCGAATCATGA